The following are encoded together in the Pelodiscus sinensis isolate JC-2024 chromosome 22, ASM4963464v1, whole genome shotgun sequence genome:
- the LOC142819307 gene encoding uncharacterized protein LOC142819307, which produces MALAPADVLLDACARECGICYEAYGAASQWRMPKLLLCHHSLCLSCLRKLVCQARAVSFVVCPFCRTVTPVPKQGLQALQNDEAVLRASVAPCSLRSPGGPAGADLGPGEEEQEAAPSSASACPMSDSSLTLDVEFNYVTHSSIFTISSMVAPYGLAGPGSPRAWSGVHVQELQNTFLVGLPGRAAPPDAQPPLSSVENLRLCFAMGILILIISVFFLLLFLK; this is translated from the coding sequence aTGGCGCTGGCTCCGGCGGACGTCCTGCTGGACGCGTGCGCCAGGGAGTGTGGGATTTGCTATGAGGCCTACGGAGCAGCTTCCCAGTGGCGGATGCCCAAGCTGCTGCTGTGCCACCACTCGCTGTGCCTCTCCTGCCTCCGGAAGCTGGTCTGCCAGGCGCGGGCCGTCTCCTTCGTGGTCTGCCCCTTCTGCAGGACGGTGACCCCGGTGCCCAAGCAggggctgcaggccctgcagaATGACGAGGCCGTTCTGCGGGCGTCAGTGGCCCCATGTAGCCTGCGCAGCcccgggggcccggcgggggcagaCTTGGGccccggggaggaggagcaggaggcggCGCCCTCTAGTGCCTCAGCCTGTCCCATGAGCGATTCCTCGCTCACCCTCGACGTGGAGTTTAACTACGTGACCCATTCGTCCATCTTCACCATCAGCAGCATGGTGGCCCCGTACGGCTTGGCCGGGCCGGGCAGCCCCCGGGCCTGGAGCGGGGTCCACGTGCAGGAGCTGCAAAACACCTTCCTGGTGGGGCTCCCGGGCCGAGCGGCCCCCCCGGATGCTCAGCCCCCCCTCTCCTCGGTGGAGAATCTGCGCCTCTGCTTCGCCATGGGCATCCTCATCCTCATCATCTCCGTCTTCTTCCTGCTGCTCTTCCTCAAGTAG